A genomic window from Silene latifolia isolate original U9 population chromosome 11, ASM4854445v1, whole genome shotgun sequence includes:
- the LOC141611733 gene encoding uncharacterized protein LOC141611733 isoform X1, producing MLSSWDKVHSFLNTMDIPDLHSPLPFSSTSSLSSARSESNQRPLAVSDRSWLVGEKTTQKILSVIQPTIDSESRRKEIIEYLQRLIVDSFGIKVFPFGSVPFKTYLPHGDIDLTAVSYYGTSQDLAAEICTLLENEEKNNANIPVKDVLCVPAQVRVVKCTVHDIAVDISFNQTAGLCALYFLEQVDQFIGKDHLFKLSVILIKAWCYYESRLLGGFHGLISTYALETMILHVINLFHSLLPSPVAVLYKFLEYYSTFDWKHYCIGVNGLVLISSLPEIEVVSLGNCDELLLTEEFLRSSREALLPSTGDVGTKSPTFPVKFLNILDPLRDDNNLGRSVSKGNFHRIKSALSYGAQRLSDILMLPCEKIGVGLEKFFKNTLERNGKGRRVDVVVPVHPYGSEISADDLLAGIQYDLWFDDYDTSATCHLWNYGWGEVGPGPTMQYDHNGYYDEESPPSSVGNLGVLVNHAASSEEKWKIRGNQINNSTSEEMWDPRGLRLNNGEKWKPRRATSSVDSSRTFRMNNPCYEEKWKSKTTPSSVDLYGGFHRKPKGTCAFIPQLAHYMQLNINLEEDGVEREDEKEADILDSQSSCTVNYSMDEFPLLPGSKPIPVRDITEVKSFKPTSPRSAVKQSDPDGSVLLDVLSDTVVMEAPEEPEEEKTVISVQLTDECEFPPLGSPAKPVMALCKKEFPPLRACLKSQKKSKC from the exons GGACAAAGTTCACAGCTTTCTTAATACGATGGACATTCCAGATTTACATTCACCTCTGCCCTTTTCGTCTACATCCTCCTTGTCATCTGCAAGATCTGAGTCCAACCAGCGTCCATTAGCAGTCAGTGACAGAAGTTGGCTGGTTGGCGAGAAGACAACTCAGAAGATACTGTCGGTTATCCAGCCCACGATAGATTCTGAGAGTAGGAGGAAAGAGATCATTGAATATCTTCAAAGACTTATTGTAGACTCTTTTGGAATCAAG GTGTTTCCCTTTGGATCAGTGCCTTTTAAGACTTACCTTCCACACGGTGACATTGATCTGACTGCAGTAAGTTATTATGGAACCAGCCAAGACTTAGCTGCAGAGATATGTACTCTCCTAGAAAATGAGGAGAAGAACAATGCTAATATTCCAGTGAAGGATGTTCTTTGTGTTCCTGCTCAG GTTCGAGTTGTCAAGTGCACTGTGCATGATATTGCTGTTGATATATCCTTCAATCAAACAGCTGGGCTTTGTGCGTTGTACTTCCTCGAACAG GTTGACCAATTTATTGGTAAAGATCATCTTTTCAAGCTCAGTGTTATTCTAATCAAAGCATGGTGCTACTATGAGAGCCGGCTTCTTGGAGGCTTCCATGGTCTAATATCAACATATGCTTTGGAAACTATGATCTTACATGTCATCAATCTTTTTCATTCTCTCCTTCCCAGTCCTGTAGCG GTCTTGTACAAGTTTTTAGAATACTACAGTACATTTGACTGGAAACATTATTGCATTGGGGTAAATGGCCTTGTCTTAATATCTTCCCTTCCCGAAATAGAAG TTGTTTCATTGGGTAACTGTGATGAGTTGCTACTAACAGAGGAGTTTCTGAGAAGCTCGAGGGAAGCTCTTTTGCCTTCAACGGGAGATGTTGGAACTAAAAGTCCTACTTTTCCCGTAAAGTTCCTTAACATTTTGGATCCTCTTAGGGATGACAACAATCTAGGCCGCAGTGTCAGCAAAG GTAACTTTCACCGTATCAAAAGTGCTCTCTCATATGGTGCTCAAAGGTTGAGTGACATTTTGATGCTTCCCTGCGAAAAAATTGGTGTGGGGCTTGAAAAGTTTTTCAAAAATACACTCGAGAGAAACGGAAAAGGCAGACGAGTGGACGTCGTAGTCCCTGTTCATCCATATGGCTCTGAAATTTCTGCTGATGATCTTCTTGCTGGCATTCAGTATGATCTATGGTTTGATGATTATGATACATCAGCCACTTGTCATCTATGGAACTATGGATGGGGTGAAGTAGGTCCAGGTCCAACCATGCAGTATGATCATAATGGATATTATGATGAGGAAAGCCCACCATCTTCAGTTGGTAATCTAGGTGTTCTAGTAAACCATGCTGCTTCCTCGGAAGAGAAATGGAAAATTCGAGGAAACCAAATAAACAATTCGACTTCAGAAGAGATGTGGGATCCTAGAGGTTTACGTCTAAACAATGGAGAAAAGTGGAAACCGAGAAGGGCAACCTCTTCAGTTGATAGTTCAAGAACATTTCGGATGAACAACCCTTGTTATGAAGAGAAGTGGAAATCAAAGACAACTCCGTCTTCAGTTGATTTATATGGTGGATTTCATCGAAAGCCGAAGGGAACCTGTGCATTCATACCTCAGTTG GCACATTACATGCAATTGAATATTAACTTGGAAGAAGATGGAGTCGAACGGGAAGATGAAAAGGAGGCCGACATATTAGATTCGCAAAGCAGTTGCACGGTTAATTATTCAATGGATGAATTCCCTCTTCTTCCTGGAAGTAAGCCCATCCCTGTTAGGGATATCACTGAGGTCAAAAGCTTCAAACCTACATCACCTAGATCTGCAGTCAAGCAGTCAGACCCTGATGGTTCTGTCTTACTGGACGTACTAAGTGACACCGTTGTTATGGAAGCTCCAGAGGAGCCAGAGGAGGAGAAAAC GGTGATTAGTGTGCAGCTGACAGATGAATGTGAGTTCCCTCCTTTGGGCAGCCCAGCAAAACCTGTGATGGCGCTTTGTAAGAAGGAATTTCCCCCTCTTAGAGCCTGTCTCAAATCACAAAAAAAGAGCAAATGTTAG
- the LOC141611733 gene encoding uncharacterized protein LOC141611733 isoform X2, which yields MDIPDLHSPLPFSSTSSLSSARSESNQRPLAVSDRSWLVGEKTTQKILSVIQPTIDSESRRKEIIEYLQRLIVDSFGIKVFPFGSVPFKTYLPHGDIDLTAVSYYGTSQDLAAEICTLLENEEKNNANIPVKDVLCVPAQVRVVKCTVHDIAVDISFNQTAGLCALYFLEQVDQFIGKDHLFKLSVILIKAWCYYESRLLGGFHGLISTYALETMILHVINLFHSLLPSPVAVLYKFLEYYSTFDWKHYCIGVNGLVLISSLPEIEVVSLGNCDELLLTEEFLRSSREALLPSTGDVGTKSPTFPVKFLNILDPLRDDNNLGRSVSKGNFHRIKSALSYGAQRLSDILMLPCEKIGVGLEKFFKNTLERNGKGRRVDVVVPVHPYGSEISADDLLAGIQYDLWFDDYDTSATCHLWNYGWGEVGPGPTMQYDHNGYYDEESPPSSVGNLGVLVNHAASSEEKWKIRGNQINNSTSEEMWDPRGLRLNNGEKWKPRRATSSVDSSRTFRMNNPCYEEKWKSKTTPSSVDLYGGFHRKPKGTCAFIPQLAHYMQLNINLEEDGVEREDEKEADILDSQSSCTVNYSMDEFPLLPGSKPIPVRDITEVKSFKPTSPRSAVKQSDPDGSVLLDVLSDTVVMEAPEEPEEEKTVISVQLTDECEFPPLGSPAKPVMALCKKEFPPLRACLKSQKKSKC from the exons ATGGACATTCCAGATTTACATTCACCTCTGCCCTTTTCGTCTACATCCTCCTTGTCATCTGCAAGATCTGAGTCCAACCAGCGTCCATTAGCAGTCAGTGACAGAAGTTGGCTGGTTGGCGAGAAGACAACTCAGAAGATACTGTCGGTTATCCAGCCCACGATAGATTCTGAGAGTAGGAGGAAAGAGATCATTGAATATCTTCAAAGACTTATTGTAGACTCTTTTGGAATCAAG GTGTTTCCCTTTGGATCAGTGCCTTTTAAGACTTACCTTCCACACGGTGACATTGATCTGACTGCAGTAAGTTATTATGGAACCAGCCAAGACTTAGCTGCAGAGATATGTACTCTCCTAGAAAATGAGGAGAAGAACAATGCTAATATTCCAGTGAAGGATGTTCTTTGTGTTCCTGCTCAG GTTCGAGTTGTCAAGTGCACTGTGCATGATATTGCTGTTGATATATCCTTCAATCAAACAGCTGGGCTTTGTGCGTTGTACTTCCTCGAACAG GTTGACCAATTTATTGGTAAAGATCATCTTTTCAAGCTCAGTGTTATTCTAATCAAAGCATGGTGCTACTATGAGAGCCGGCTTCTTGGAGGCTTCCATGGTCTAATATCAACATATGCTTTGGAAACTATGATCTTACATGTCATCAATCTTTTTCATTCTCTCCTTCCCAGTCCTGTAGCG GTCTTGTACAAGTTTTTAGAATACTACAGTACATTTGACTGGAAACATTATTGCATTGGGGTAAATGGCCTTGTCTTAATATCTTCCCTTCCCGAAATAGAAG TTGTTTCATTGGGTAACTGTGATGAGTTGCTACTAACAGAGGAGTTTCTGAGAAGCTCGAGGGAAGCTCTTTTGCCTTCAACGGGAGATGTTGGAACTAAAAGTCCTACTTTTCCCGTAAAGTTCCTTAACATTTTGGATCCTCTTAGGGATGACAACAATCTAGGCCGCAGTGTCAGCAAAG GTAACTTTCACCGTATCAAAAGTGCTCTCTCATATGGTGCTCAAAGGTTGAGTGACATTTTGATGCTTCCCTGCGAAAAAATTGGTGTGGGGCTTGAAAAGTTTTTCAAAAATACACTCGAGAGAAACGGAAAAGGCAGACGAGTGGACGTCGTAGTCCCTGTTCATCCATATGGCTCTGAAATTTCTGCTGATGATCTTCTTGCTGGCATTCAGTATGATCTATGGTTTGATGATTATGATACATCAGCCACTTGTCATCTATGGAACTATGGATGGGGTGAAGTAGGTCCAGGTCCAACCATGCAGTATGATCATAATGGATATTATGATGAGGAAAGCCCACCATCTTCAGTTGGTAATCTAGGTGTTCTAGTAAACCATGCTGCTTCCTCGGAAGAGAAATGGAAAATTCGAGGAAACCAAATAAACAATTCGACTTCAGAAGAGATGTGGGATCCTAGAGGTTTACGTCTAAACAATGGAGAAAAGTGGAAACCGAGAAGGGCAACCTCTTCAGTTGATAGTTCAAGAACATTTCGGATGAACAACCCTTGTTATGAAGAGAAGTGGAAATCAAAGACAACTCCGTCTTCAGTTGATTTATATGGTGGATTTCATCGAAAGCCGAAGGGAACCTGTGCATTCATACCTCAGTTG GCACATTACATGCAATTGAATATTAACTTGGAAGAAGATGGAGTCGAACGGGAAGATGAAAAGGAGGCCGACATATTAGATTCGCAAAGCAGTTGCACGGTTAATTATTCAATGGATGAATTCCCTCTTCTTCCTGGAAGTAAGCCCATCCCTGTTAGGGATATCACTGAGGTCAAAAGCTTCAAACCTACATCACCTAGATCTGCAGTCAAGCAGTCAGACCCTGATGGTTCTGTCTTACTGGACGTACTAAGTGACACCGTTGTTATGGAAGCTCCAGAGGAGCCAGAGGAGGAGAAAAC GGTGATTAGTGTGCAGCTGACAGATGAATGTGAGTTCCCTCCTTTGGGCAGCCCAGCAAAACCTGTGATGGCGCTTTGTAAGAAGGAATTTCCCCCTCTTAGAGCCTGTCTCAAATCACAAAAAAAGAGCAAATGTTAG